A stretch of Lathyrus oleraceus cultivar Zhongwan6 chromosome 6, CAAS_Psat_ZW6_1.0, whole genome shotgun sequence DNA encodes these proteins:
- the LOC127091275 gene encoding phosphatidate phosphatase PAH1: protein MNVVGRVGSLISQGVYSVATPFHPFGGAVDVIVVQQQDGTFRSTPWYVRFGKFQGVLKGAEKVVRISVNGVESDFHMYLDNSGEAYFVKEVDEEKGINLDQDSDNKTGNFLSNGHVLDHSISDSGVLRLKDKVDSSVVPRIQRTESDGRYYDFHDSFDSSVDLSDYGSNSYETLEGENSVDSKGPHPEMVLVSVDGHILTAPISESEQTEENVQLRNPQFHLGPAEETDICEGNEEFSSGETAWAADYITKLDVSTDDVQSIRRDTNGNGNTSMASLEVRQREEVSICQSQQTLEVEIQDLHTITDSEGVVASGLKRESVFKSCLELQDLVQQFESPDLQGSRSLLEVKNSSGESNASSPVVDENEQEIVIQSDASSSVVDENKQESVEKSQNINGLSSTTSPTSSGGHKSPKSESGLQDQEVEKDASGEVETASTSPSVIDDTERNNEQVPMSVSNGGEDDSRQTTSLENISNSASEVVEPQTETSSKGHRIHSGLGFEISLCGHELKAGMGLEAAAGVFEAHRISEEYFANSAPSIIKNQNLVIKFKEMYLTWEKAAPLVLGTAVFGSNLPVEQKDAIPVEQDQQSPTSGRRWRLWPIPFRRVKTLEHNYSNASNEEVFLDSESGALVEPTPTSSSEGSPRKQFVRTNVPTNEQIASLNLKDGQNTVTFSFSTRVLGTQQVDAHIYLWKWNARIVISDVDGTITKSDVLGQFMPLVGKDWTQSGVARLFSAIKENGYQLLFLSARAIVQAYLTRNFLLNLKQDGKTLPNGPVVISPDGLFPSLFREVIRRAPHEFKIACLEDIKRLFPSDYNPFYAGFGNRDTDELSYRKIGIPKGKIFIINPKGEVAISQRIGAKSYTSLHTLVNDMFPPTSLVEQEDYNAWNYWRMPLPDVD, encoded by the exons ATGAATGTGGTAGGGAGAGTTGGAAGTTTGATAAGCCAAGGTGTGTACTCAGTTGCTACTCCTTTTCACCCCTTTGGTGGTGCTGTTGATGTGATTGTTGTTCAGCAACAAGATGGTACATTTAGAAGCACACCTTGGTATGTTAGGTTTGGTAAATTCCAAGGTGTTCTCAAAGGTGCTGAAAAGGTTGTTAGAATAAGTGTTAATGGTGTTGAGTCTGACTTCCATATGTATCTTGACAATTCTGGGGAGGCTTATTTTGTGAAGGAGGTGGATGAGGAGAAAGGGATTAATCTTGATCAAGATTCTGATAACAAAACTGGTAATTTTTTGAGTAATGGTCATGTACTTGATCATAGTATCTCGGATTCTGGGGTGCTTCGGTTGAAAGATAAGGTTGATTCATCCGTTGTGCCTCGGATTCAAAGGACGGAATCCGATGGGAGATATTATGACTTCCATGATTCTTTTGACAGTTCGGTTGATTTATCAGATTACGGGTCTAACTCGTATGAGACTCTAGAGGGTGAAAATTCCGTGGACTCAAAGGGTCCTCACCCTGAGATGGTTTTAGTGAGTGTCGATGGTCATATATTGACGGCTCCTATCTCAGAATCAGAGCAGACTGAGGAAAATGTCCAGTTGAGAAATCCTCAATTTCATCTTGGCCCGGCTGAGGAGACTGACATATGTGAAGGAAATGAAGAGTTTAGTTCCGGCGAAACTGCTTGGGCTGCTGATTATATTACCAAGCTGGATGTTTCAACAGATGATGTCCAATCCATTCGACGTGACACTAATGGTAACGGTAACACCTCCATGGCCTCGCTTGAAGTTCGTCAAAGAGAGGAGGTGAGTATTTGTCAATCACAACAAACTCTGGAGGTCGAAATTCAAGATCTTCATACGATAACTGATTCAGAAGGTGTGGTTGCATCTGGTCTCAAGAGGGAGAGTGTCTTCAAAAGCTGTTTGGAACTACAGGATCTTGTGCAGCAGTTCGAAAGCCCTGACTTGCAAGGTTCTAGGTCATTATTGGAGGTTAAAAATTCATCTGGTGAATCTAATGCAAGTTCTCCTGTAGTTgatgaaaatgaacaagagatAGTTATACAATCTGATGCAAGTTCTTCTGTAGTTGATGAAAACAAACAAGAGAGCGTtgaaaaatctcaaaatattAACGGATTATCCTCCACAACTAGTCCTACTTCTTCTGGTGGTCATAAATCTCCAAAGTCGGAATCGGGACTTCAAGATCAAGAGGTTGAAAAGGATGCATCAGGAGAAGTTGAAACTGCTTCCACCTCTCCTTCTGTCATTGATGATACTGAAAGGAATAACGAACAAGTTCCCATGTCGGTATCGAATGGCGGGGAAGATGATAGTCGTCAAACCACTTCACTCGAAAATATTAGTAATAGTGCAAGTGAGGTGGTGGAACCTCAAACCGAAACTTCAAGTAAAGGTCACCGAATCCATTCCGGTTTGG GATTTGAGATTTCTCTCTGTGGTCATGAACTTAAGGCGGGTATGGGTTTGGAAGCTGCTGCTGGAGTGTTTGAAGCGCATCGAATATCGGAAGAGTATTTTGCAAATTCTGCACCGTCAATaatcaaaaatcaaaatcttGTTATCAAGTTTAAAGAGATGTACTTGACGTGGGAAAAGGCCGCTCCTCTTGTTCTTGGAACGGCTGTATTTGGTTCAAATTTACCTGTTGAGCAGAAAGATGCAATTCCTGTGGAACAAGATCAACAATCACCTACATCTGGACGTAGATGGAGACTTTGGCCTATTCCTTTTCGAAGGGTCAAGACACTTGAGCACAATTATAGCAATGCATCAAATGAGGAGGTATTTCTAGATTCCGAGTCCGGGGCCCTTGTAGAACCAACTCCAACATCGAGCTCCGAGGGTTCTCCTCGTAAGCAATTTGTAAGGACAAATGTTCCCACCAATGAACAGATAGCATCGTTGAATCTTAAAGACGGTCAAAATACAGTAACCTTCAGTTTCTCTACAAGGGTTCTGGGAACACAACAG GTTGATGCTCATATATACTTATGGAAGTGGAATGCAAGAATTGTAATTTCAGATGTTGATGGAACTATTACAAA GTCTGATGTTTTAGGACAGTTCATGCCTTTGGTTGGCAAAGATTGGACACAATCTGGAGTGGCAAGGCTTTTCTCTGCCATTAAg GAAAACGGATACCAGCTGCTGTTTCTGAGTGCTCGCGCAATTGTCCAGGCATATCTAACGAGGAACTTCCTACTTAACCTGAAACAG GATGGAAAAACCTTACCTAATGGACCTGTTGTTATTTCTCCTGATGGATTATTTCCTTCACTTTTCCGAGAAG TGATAAGAAGAGCACCTCATGAATTCAAGATTGCTTGTCTAGAG GATATCAAAAGACTTTTCCCTTCTGATTATAATCCATTCTATGCGGGGTTTGGCAATAGAGACACAGATGAGCTTAGTTACAGGAAGATTGGAATCCCAAAGGGCAAAATATTCATTATTAACCCTAAG GGTGAGGTGGCTATTAGTCAACGTATTGGTGCAAAGTCATATACATCGTTACATACCCTCGTCAATGACATGTTTCCGCCTACTTCTTTGGTCGAGCAG GAGGATTACAATGCATGGAATTATTGGAGAATGCCATTGCCAGATGTTGACTAA